In Mus musculus strain C57BL/6J chromosome 9, GRCm38.p6 C57BL/6J, one genomic interval encodes:
- the Nxpe2 gene encoding NXPE family member 2 isoform X4, with translation MISPLLTPRILLSSLPNASAQKLFLIVLIIFAFWVVFMTSKDHTEFMVHLNNRIILRRWSIFKEFLHSEELKNTPASVEAELAVTAILEKLNQQIPPRPFQTHSSTTSAKQSTATIHNPQRTYCVGDQLNVLLVAKDYFGNRKEYGGDFLRARMSSPALKAGASGKVTDFNNGTYLISFTLFWEGPVSLSILLMHPSEGVSALWRARNRGYGKIIFTGQFLNGTSPVLTECGLTLNTSAELCQYLDARDHEAFYCLKLPGVPCEALTHMTSKNSNISYLSLEEKLLFRRFNIGVEVVKNLSIVVSPCNNRNTILA, from the exons ATGATTTCTCCTCTCCTCACTCCTAGGATACTGCTCTCTTCGCTTCCAAATGCCTCAGCTCAGAAACTGTTCCTGATAGTGTTAATTATCTTTGCTTTCTGGGTTGTCTTCATGACTTCAAAAGACCACACAGAG TTTATGGTTCACTTAAACAACCGCATCATTCTGAGACGATGGAGCATCTTCAAGGAGTTCTTGCACTCGGAAGAGCTTAAGAACACACCAGCCTCCGTGGAGGCAGAGCTGGCAGTCACAGCAATCCTGGAGAAGCTAAACCAGCAGATCCCACCCAGACCTTTCCAGACCCATAGCAGCACCACCAGCGCCAAACAGAGCACAGCTACCATTCACAACCCGCAGCGTACCTACTGCGTAGGAGACCAGCTGAACGTCTTACTGGTGGCCAAGGACTATTTTGGTAACAGGAAGGAGTATGGTGGGGATTTCCTAAGAGCCAGGATGTCCTCCCCAGCCCTGAAGGCAGGCGCTTCTGGAAAGGTGACAGACTTCAACAATGGCACCTACCTCATCAGCTTCACTCTGTTCTGGGAGGGCCCGGTCTCGCTGTCTATCCTGCTCATGCACCCCAGTGAAGGGGTGTCAGCTCTCTGGAGAGCAAGGAACCGAGGCTATGGCAAAATTATCTTCACTGGCCAGTTTCTTAATGGCACCTCCCCTGTCCTCACTGAATGCGGCCTCACCTTAAACACAAGTGCGGAGCTGTGTCAATATCTGGATGCTCGAGATCACGAAGCCTTCTACTGCTTGAAGCTTCCGGGTGTTCCCTGTGAGGCCCTGACCCACATGACGAGCAAGAACAGTAAcatctcctacctcagccttgAGGAGAAGCTCCTTTTCCGGAG
- the Nxpe2 gene encoding NXPE family member 2 isoform X5, with protein sequence MRRMLSPRILLSSLPNASAQKLFLIVLIIFAFWVVFMTSKDHTEFMVHLNNRIILRRWSIFKEFLHSEELKNTPASVEAELAVTAILEKLNQQIPPRPFQTHSSTTSAKQSTATIHNPQRTYCVGDQLNVLLVAKDYFGNRKEYGGDFLRARMSSPALKAGASGKVTDFNNGTYLISFTLFWEGPVSLSILLMHPSEGVSALWRARNRGYGKIIFTGQFLNGTSPVLTECGLTLNTSAELCQYLDARDHEAFYCLKLPGVPCEALTHMTSKNSNISYLSLEEKLLFRR encoded by the exons ATGAGGAGGATGCTTAGTCCTAG GATACTGCTCTCTTCGCTTCCAAATGCCTCAGCTCAGAAACTGTTCCTGATAGTGTTAATTATCTTTGCTTTCTGGGTTGTCTTCATGACTTCAAAAGACCACACAGAG TTTATGGTTCACTTAAACAACCGCATCATTCTGAGACGATGGAGCATCTTCAAGGAGTTCTTGCACTCGGAAGAGCTTAAGAACACACCAGCCTCCGTGGAGGCAGAGCTGGCAGTCACAGCAATCCTGGAGAAGCTAAACCAGCAGATCCCACCCAGACCTTTCCAGACCCATAGCAGCACCACCAGCGCCAAACAGAGCACAGCTACCATTCACAACCCGCAGCGTACCTACTGCGTAGGAGACCAGCTGAACGTCTTACTGGTGGCCAAGGACTATTTTGGTAACAGGAAGGAGTATGGTGGGGATTTCCTAAGAGCCAGGATGTCCTCCCCAGCCCTGAAGGCAGGCGCTTCTGGAAAGGTGACAGACTTCAACAATGGCACCTACCTCATCAGCTTCACTCTGTTCTGGGAGGGCCCGGTCTCGCTGTCTATCCTGCTCATGCACCCCAGTGAAGGGGTGTCAGCTCTCTGGAGAGCAAGGAACCGAGGCTATGGCAAAATTATCTTCACTGGCCAGTTTCTTAATGGCACCTCCCCTGTCCTCACTGAATGCGGCCTCACCTTAAACACAAGTGCGGAGCTGTGTCAATATCTGGATGCTCGAGATCACGAAGCCTTCTACTGCTTGAAGCTTCCGGGTGTTCCCTGTGAGGCCCTGACCCACATGACGAGCAAGAACAGTAAcatctcctacctcagccttgAGGAGAAGCTCCTTTTCCGGAG